The following are encoded in a window of Allosphingosinicella indica genomic DNA:
- a CDS encoding serine hydrolase domain-containing protein produces the protein MRATGRRSRRWSSASSRCRAHRQAEPPAPLLRRMAETKVPAVSIAFIEDGRVKWARAYGQAAAGRRVTTRTRFQAASLSKAVAAAGALRMAERGVIDLDADVAPRLRGWRLPVADPGKGESVTLRRLLSHTAGLTLGGYPGYAAGEPVPTIVESLSGAVPSNTPAVRAFAPPGAKLAYSGGGYSVAQLAMSEAARRDFALLMRDRVLKPAGMAHSAFARFSDRETAVGHDETGAQIWGGSHRYSELAAAGLWTTPSDYGRFLIAIQKSWAGEQGALLSRSSAQAMATPVLGDYGLGVIALDRGGRRIITHGGSNAGFQCRFTALLDGSRQGLVVMTNGDNGGALAAAIQRTVAGAYGWDDTSAPPTPRAPDS, from the coding sequence ATGCGCGCGACCGGGCGGCGATCGAGGCGATGGAGCAGCGCATCGTCGCGCTGCCGCGCGCACCGGCAGGCGGAGCCGCCCGCGCCGCTGCTGCGCCGGATGGCGGAAACCAAGGTGCCCGCGGTCAGCATCGCGTTCATCGAGGACGGGCGCGTCAAATGGGCGCGGGCTTACGGGCAGGCCGCGGCCGGCCGGCGAGTGACGACGCGAACGCGCTTCCAGGCGGCGTCGCTGAGCAAGGCGGTGGCCGCGGCGGGCGCGCTGCGCATGGCCGAGCGCGGGGTGATCGATCTGGATGCCGACGTGGCGCCGCGCCTGCGGGGCTGGCGGCTGCCGGTCGCCGATCCCGGCAAGGGCGAAAGCGTGACGCTGCGCCGGCTGCTCAGCCATACCGCCGGGCTGACCCTCGGCGGTTATCCGGGCTATGCGGCAGGCGAGCCGGTGCCGACCATTGTCGAGAGCCTGTCTGGCGCGGTGCCTTCGAACACGCCCGCCGTCCGCGCCTTCGCGCCGCCGGGTGCCAAGCTCGCTTATTCGGGCGGTGGCTACAGCGTGGCGCAGCTTGCGATGAGCGAGGCGGCACGGCGCGATTTCGCATTGCTGATGCGCGATCGCGTGCTGAAGCCGGCGGGGATGGCGCATTCCGCGTTCGCGCGCTTCTCCGATCGCGAGACCGCGGTGGGCCATGACGAGACCGGCGCGCAGATCTGGGGCGGCAGCCATCGCTATTCCGAGCTCGCCGCGGCGGGGCTTTGGACGACGCCGTCGGACTATGGCCGCTTCCTCATCGCGATCCAGAAATCCTGGGCAGGTGAACAAGGAGCGTTGCTGAGCCGATCGAGCGCGCAGGCGATGGCGACGCCAGTGCTCGGCGACTATGGCCTCGGCGTGATCGCGCTCGACCGGGGCGGGCGGCGCATCATTACCCACGGCGGCAGCAACGCGGGGTTCCAGTGCCGCTTCACCGCCCTCCTCGACGGATCGCGCCAGGGCCTGGTGGTGATGACCAACGGCGACAATGGCGGCGCGCTGGCGGCGGCGATCCAGCGCACGGTGGCCGGGGCCTATGGCTGGGACGACACTTCGGCGCCGCCGACCCCGCGCGCGCCGGATAGCTGA
- a CDS encoding acetamidase/formamidase family protein: MVEIGSEVAMRWIALGCAVLAACPALAADQWVVRTDRWGNTFSQSLLIEPGASEGTLDGAPARVTRNGKSILIETGDARFEGRVDGATINGTATLPDTQDRTKRVRHAFTARRIASADGPPRTHRYTPADFSNLFSADRAPVLVIRSGDTVQTETIDSGGVDSAGKTRALYGNPQTGPFFVAGAEAGDTLAIRIDALTPNRDWADSLDMLVGRAQTRATAARAGDLGKPVRWTVDRARGVARPEGRLAGYEIPLKPMLGGIALAPPFGFAPPSTGDTGRFGGNMDFNEIGAGATVDLPVEQPGGLLYIGDAHAAQGDGETSQFALETSMDVTFTATLVKKSRIATPRVETATHLWAIGQSGTTEDAIKLATAGLTQWLEQTYGLTLSDAAVILGSAAEYRVATLAGQNVGMAAGIAKARLAGLAAAAP; the protein is encoded by the coding sequence GTGGTTGAGATCGGAAGCGAGGTGGCGATGCGGTGGATAGCTCTGGGATGTGCGGTGCTTGCGGCCTGTCCCGCGCTCGCGGCCGATCAATGGGTGGTGCGCACCGATCGGTGGGGCAACACCTTCAGCCAGTCGCTGCTGATCGAGCCCGGCGCATCCGAAGGCACGCTGGACGGTGCGCCCGCGCGCGTGACGCGCAACGGGAAGTCGATCCTGATCGAGACCGGCGATGCCCGCTTCGAAGGGCGCGTCGATGGCGCAACAATAAATGGCACCGCAACCCTTCCCGACACGCAGGACCGAACCAAGCGCGTCCGCCATGCCTTTACCGCCCGCCGCATCGCCTCCGCCGATGGCCCGCCCCGCACGCACCGCTACACGCCCGCGGATTTCTCCAACCTCTTCTCCGCCGATCGCGCGCCCGTGCTCGTCATCCGCTCGGGCGACACGGTGCAGACCGAGACGATCGATTCCGGCGGCGTCGACAGCGCCGGCAAGACGCGCGCGCTCTACGGCAATCCGCAGACTGGCCCCTTCTTCGTCGCCGGCGCCGAAGCCGGCGACACGCTCGCCATCCGTATCGATGCGCTGACGCCCAATCGCGACTGGGCCGACAGCCTCGACATGCTCGTCGGCCGTGCCCAGACCCGCGCCACCGCGGCCCGGGCCGGCGATCTCGGCAAGCCTGTCCGCTGGACGGTCGATCGCGCGCGCGGCGTCGCGCGGCCGGAGGGGCGGCTCGCGGGCTATGAGATCCCGCTGAAGCCCATGCTCGGCGGCATCGCGCTCGCCCCGCCGTTCGGCTTCGCGCCGCCCTCGACCGGCGACACGGGCCGCTTCGGCGGCAACATGGATTTCAACGAGATCGGCGCCGGCGCGACCGTCGATCTCCCCGTCGAGCAGCCCGGCGGCCTGCTCTACATCGGCGACGCCCATGCCGCGCAGGGCGACGGCGAGACCAGCCAGTTCGCGCTCGAAACCTCGATGGACGTCACCTTCACCGCGACACTCGTCAAGAAAAGCCGCATCGCGACACCGCGCGTCGAGACGGCGACGCACCTCTGGGCGATCGGCCAGTCGGGAACCACCGAAGATGCGATCAAGCTTGCGACCGCCGGCCTCACCCAATGGCTGGAGCAGACCTACGGCCTCACGCTCTCCGACGCCGCGGTCATCCTCGGCAGCGCCGCCGAATATCGCGTCGCCACCCTCGCCGGCCAGAATGTCGGCATGGCCGCCGGCATCGCCAAGGCGCGGCTGGCGGGACTTGCGGCAGCCGCGCCTTGA
- a CDS encoding primosomal protein N' translates to MSRVRVIVLNSALGPLDYRPPKDAAVAPGSIVVAPLGPRQLVGVVWEAERLPAEEVEAKRLRPLLHAYDVPPIAAPLRRLVEWTADYYLAPLASVLRMTLPSSSALDGARTVIEYRATGEVPGRMTPQREQALERIAGRQGLVRELALAADVSDGVIRGLVKAGAIAAVEVSVEDPFPVPDPAYAPPDLSEAQDTAATELRAAVADGGFAPFLLDGVTGSGKTEVYFEAVAEALRQGRQCLVLLPEIALTEPFLKRFSARFGTEPVAWHSGLRQSQRRRAWRAIASGDARVVVGARSSLFLPYRDLGLIVVDEAHETSFKQEDGVQYHARDVAVMRAKLEAIPVILASATPAIESRQMAEAGVYRELKLPARYGCATLPDIAAVDLIADPPPRGRWLAPSLVAAIDETLERDEQALLFLNRRGYAPLTLCRACGHRFQCPNCTAWMVEHRLTARLACHHCGHVMPPPRACPECNEENSLVPCGPGVERIADEVAALFPDARTAIVTSDTIWSPAKAAEFVGRMEAGDIDIVIGTQLVTKGYHFPNLTLVGVVDADLGLSGGDLRAAERSFQQISQVSGRAGRGEKLGRVFVQTHEPKAPVIAALVSGDAEGFYAAETEARRDAAMPPFGRLAGIIVSSEDLNAATETARLIGRTAPSVDQMAVFGPAPAPLAMLRGRHRQRLLVHAARSLDVQDVIRDWLGKLDWPRTVRVAVDVDPYSFL, encoded by the coding sequence ATGTCCCGCGTCCGCGTCATCGTTCTCAACTCCGCGCTCGGCCCGCTCGATTACCGTCCGCCCAAGGATGCCGCCGTGGCGCCGGGGTCGATCGTCGTCGCGCCCTTGGGGCCGCGCCAGCTTGTCGGCGTGGTGTGGGAAGCCGAGCGCCTGCCCGCCGAGGAGGTCGAGGCCAAGCGCCTCCGCCCGCTGCTCCACGCCTATGACGTGCCGCCCATCGCCGCGCCGCTCCGCCGCCTCGTCGAATGGACCGCCGATTATTACCTCGCGCCGCTCGCTTCGGTGCTGCGCATGACCTTGCCCTCGTCGAGCGCGCTCGACGGCGCGCGCACCGTCATCGAATATCGCGCGACCGGCGAGGTGCCCGGTCGCATGACCCCGCAGCGCGAACAGGCGCTGGAGCGGATCGCCGGGCGGCAGGGACTGGTGCGCGAACTCGCCCTCGCCGCCGACGTATCGGACGGCGTGATCCGCGGCCTCGTCAAGGCGGGCGCGATCGCGGCGGTCGAAGTGTCGGTGGAAGACCCCTTCCCCGTCCCCGATCCTGCTTACGCCCCGCCCGACCTTTCGGAAGCCCAGGACACTGCCGCCACCGAACTCCGTGCCGCGGTCGCCGACGGCGGCTTCGCGCCCTTCCTGCTCGACGGCGTCACTGGCTCAGGCAAGACCGAAGTCTATTTCGAGGCAGTCGCCGAGGCACTGCGCCAGGGCCGCCAGTGCCTCGTCCTCCTCCCCGAGATCGCGCTCACCGAGCCCTTCCTCAAGCGCTTCTCGGCGCGCTTCGGCACCGAGCCCGTCGCCTGGCATTCGGGCCTCCGTCAATCGCAGCGCCGCCGCGCGTGGCGCGCCATCGCCAGCGGCGATGCCCGCGTTGTCGTCGGCGCGCGCTCGTCGCTGTTCCTCCCCTATCGCGATCTCGGGCTCATCGTCGTTGACGAGGCGCACGAGACCAGCTTCAAGCAGGAGGACGGCGTCCAGTATCACGCCCGCGACGTCGCGGTGATGCGCGCCAAGCTGGAGGCCATTCCCGTAATCCTCGCCTCCGCCACCCCGGCGATCGAGAGCCGCCAGATGGCCGAGGCAGGCGTCTACCGCGAGTTGAAACTTCCCGCGCGCTACGGCTGCGCGACCCTCCCCGATATCGCCGCGGTCGATCTCATCGCCGATCCGCCGCCGCGCGGGCGCTGGCTCGCGCCCTCGCTCGTCGCAGCGATCGACGAGACGCTGGAGCGGGACGAGCAGGCCCTGCTCTTCCTCAACCGCCGCGGCTACGCCCCGCTCACCCTCTGCCGCGCCTGCGGGCATCGCTTCCAATGCCCCAATTGCACCGCCTGGATGGTCGAGCACCGGCTGACCGCGCGGCTCGCCTGCCACCATTGCGGCCATGTCATGCCCCCGCCGCGCGCCTGCCCCGAATGCAATGAGGAGAACAGCCTCGTCCCCTGCGGCCCCGGCGTCGAGCGGATCGCCGACGAGGTCGCCGCGCTCTTCCCCGATGCGCGCACCGCGATCGTCACTTCGGACACGATCTGGTCGCCCGCCAAGGCCGCCGAGTTCGTCGGTCGGATGGAGGCGGGCGATATCGACATCGTCATCGGCACCCAGCTCGTCACCAAGGGCTATCATTTCCCCAATCTCACGCTGGTCGGCGTGGTCGATGCCGATCTCGGCCTTTCGGGGGGAGACCTGCGCGCCGCCGAGCGCAGCTTCCAGCAGATCAGCCAGGTCTCGGGGCGCGCCGGCCGCGGCGAGAAGCTGGGCCGCGTCTTCGTCCAGACCCACGAACCCAAGGCGCCCGTCATCGCCGCGCTCGTGTCGGGCGATGCCGAGGGCTTCTACGCCGCCGAGACCGAGGCGCGCCGCGACGCCGCGATGCCGCCGTTCGGCCGCCTCGCCGGCATCATCGTCTCGTCGGAGGATCTGAATGCCGCCACCGAGACCGCGCGCCTCATCGGCCGCACCGCGCCCAGCGTCGATCAGATGGCGGTCTTCGGCCCTGCCCCCGCCCCGCTCGCGATGCTGCGCGGCCGCCACCGCCAGCGCCTCCTCGTCCACGCCGCGCGCAGCCTCGACGTGCAGGACGTGATCCGCGACTGGCTCGGCAAGCTCGACTGGCC